A genomic window from Silene latifolia isolate original U9 population chromosome Y, ASM4854445v1, whole genome shotgun sequence includes:
- the LOC141631857 gene encoding uncharacterized protein LOC141631857: protein MRKPELSGRMAKWSVHLSGYDLRFEPRTAIKSQALADFVSDFCPALQTQGAGVGLVLKSPQGDLIVQAVRCEFKATNNEAEYEALILGLKLALDLKIRHLQVCSDSKLIVNHINDCYEARDPRMMAYLDVAKELKIRFVTFNIKQIPRDQNAEADSVATLGATFKA, encoded by the exons ATGAGAAAACCAGAATTGTCAGGAAGGATGGCTAAATGGTCCGTGCACTTGAGCGGTTACGATTTGCGGTTTGAACCTCGTACGGCTATAAAGTCTCAGGCTCTGGCAGACTTCGTGTCTGACTTCTGCCCAGCCCTCCAGACCCAG GGAGCAGGAGTAGGACTGGTCCTCAAGTCACCCCAGGGAGACCTCATAGTCCAGGCTgtacgatgtgaattcaaggcaacaaacaacgaagcagaatatgaggcaTTGATCCTGGGTCTGAAGCTGGCTCTGGATTTGAAAATCAGACACCTTCAGGTTTGTAGTGATTCTAAACTTATAGTTAACCATATTAACGATTGCTATGAGGCCAGGGATCCCAGGATGATGGCATATCTAGACGTAGCAAAAGAGCTGAAAATCAGATTTGTCACGttcaacatcaagcaaatcccCAGGGACCAGAATGCAGAAGCAGACTCAGTAGCCACCCTGGGAGCAACCTTCAAAGCATGA
- the LOC141631858 gene encoding uncharacterized protein LOC141631858, producing the protein MKYGEESPPPSPTSRVDNTKKGKVSDYIEDDENFVLQEIVVERDQERVVERDEGKGKEASEVANTKQAATPKKANNLPIPFPNRSRVMNEERKFSKFLDMLKKLEVSLPFTEVVTQMPLHTKFLTDVLTNKRSIGGDVGNVSIKRALCDLGASVSILPLPIARKVELHDMIPTSMTLQLADRSVQRPMGVIEDVPVKVGNFYIPVDFVGLDIPEDQQTPIIQGRPFLATGDVNISVKEGKLTFKVGGNVVEFCLTGAMSQPMFESVYSIDMLEEAIEEAKDKCSGKHLEEDYEALPPILDEVEGKNPPVEPYKDKEEDMDEPDFRLSRNDPPELEPRTMRLKE; encoded by the exons ATGAAATATGGTGAGGAGAGTCCACCCCCCTCACCTACAAGTAGAGTGGACAACACTAAGAAGGGGAAGGTGAGTGActatattgaagatgatgagaaCTTTGTTTTGCAAGAAATAGTGGTTGAAAGAGACCAAGAAAGAGTGGTTGAAAGAGACGAAGGGAAAGGAAAAGAAGCAAGTGAAGTAGCTAACACAAAGCAAGCCGCAACTCCCAAAAAAGCGAATAACCTTCCAATTCCATTTCCTAATAGAAGTAGAGTCATGAATGAGGAGAGGAAGTTCTCCAAATTCTTGGACATGTTGAAGAAGCTTGAAGTTTCATTACCTTTCACCGAGGTAGTGACACAAATGCCGCTCCACACAAAATTCTTGACAGATGTGTTGACCAATAAGAGAAGCATTGGAGGAGATG TGGGTAATGTGAGCATTAAGAGGGCACTTTGTGATCTTGGTGCTAGTGTTAGCATACTACCTCTTCCCATTGCGAGGAAAGTCGAGTTACATGACATGATTCCTACCTCCATGACACTACAACTAGCTGATAGATCGGTACAAAGACCGATGGGTGTGATTGAGGACGTGCCGGTTAAGGTTGGAAACTTCtacatcccggtggatttcgtgGGGCTTGACATCCCGGAGGATCAACAAACGCCTATTATTCAAGGAAGACCCTTCCTAGCAACCGGAGATGTTAATATTAGTGTCAAGGAGGGAAAACTAACCTTCAAGGTGGGAGGGAATGTAGTTGAATTCTGTTTGACCGGAGCCATGTCACAACCTATGTTCGAAAGTGTTTACTCCATAGACATGTTGGAAGAAGCTATTGAAGAAGCTAAGGACAAATGCTCAGGGAAGCATTTGGAGGAAGATTATGAAGCTCTACCGCCTATCTTGGATGAAGTTGAGGGTAAGAACCCTCCTGTTGAACCATACAAa